Genomic DNA from Bacteroidales bacterium:
CTGATATAAATATTTTTCGTACTGGAGATTGGACAAAAAAGAAAGACAACCCTTTTTGCCTTCTTCAATTTTAGCAACTGAGTCAACTTCTATATTCTCATCACCCTCAACAGTGCCATTCAGCATTTCAGCTATTTGTTTTGCTGTGAGCTTCATTTTTATGTTTTTTTTACAAAAGTACGATGATTTTTTGGAATAAAAAAGGTTATTCTTTGCATTCGGGTATAAAACATAGAAAGTACTTAACAACATTTTTCGAAAGCACATCAATATTTAAAATATCAGAAGCATCGGCAATATCTAATAACTTACCATTTTTATATAAAATGTTGATTTTATTGTCGTGAGTGCTGTAGGCATGATTTTCGGCCGAATCGGAAAAAACAAGGAAACTGGCTTCTTCTTCGCTAATGTTTAAAAAGGTTTTGGCTTTTTTACGGTATAGGGATATTTTGTTTTCATCGTGAGGTTGGCGTTGAATTTCAACTTTAAAAAGTTTACGTTCGATAAAACGCTTTGATAAAAACGAAAGAATTTTATCGTCTGATTGTGCCCATTGTTTAATCCATACTGAAACTTCGGCATCGTCAATTTGAGCAAAAAATTCAAGCCACTGAGGCTCCATTATTAAATCTTCGTATTGCAATTGATTCGCCCAAAAGGTGTGTAATAATTTTGGAAGTGTCAATTTGTTTTGACGAAACAGAAATTTTGCACGTCTTAATATTGATAGCAACATAAGTTCGGCAGCCAATACTGTTTTGTGCAAATATACTTGCCAGTACATAAGTCGTCGGGCAATTAAAAATTTTTCAATGGAGTAAATGCCTTTTTCTTCAACAGCTAAACTGTCGTTAGAAACCGTAAGCATTTTAATAATTCTTTCTGTGCCAATAACTCCTTCGGAAACACCGGTAAAAAAGCTATCGCGTTTTAGGTAATCAAGACGGTCCATATCGAGTTGACTGGAAATAAGTTGATGGAGAAAACGCTTTGAATATAAATTTTTAATGATGTCGATAGCCTTGTCTAAACCACCTTCTAGTTCTTTGTTGAGGTGACACATGAATGCGTAGGTGAGTTGTTCGTGCTTAATACCTTGTATAATAGTTCCTTCTAATGTATGAGAAAATGGACCATGTCCAATATCGTGAAGTAAAATTGCTAATAATACCG
This window encodes:
- a CDS encoding HD domain-containing protein, encoding MEHKIKIVNDPVHGFIEMPAGKGSYIVSHRWFQRLRNIKQLGMAYYVYPGAMHTRFQHSLGAYFLTQQAIEVLKSKGIDITESESEAVLLAILLHDIGHGPFSHTLEGTIIQGIKHEQLTYAFMCHLNKELEGGLDKAIDIIKNLYSKRFLHQLISSQLDMDRLDYLKRDSFFTGVSEGVIGTERIIKMLTVSNDSLAVEEKGIYSIEKFLIARRLMYWQVYLHKTVLAAELMLLSILRRAKFLFRQNKLTLPKLLHTFWANQLQYEDLIMEPQWLEFFAQIDDAEVSVWIKQWAQSDDKILSFLSKRFIERKLFKVEIQRQPHDENKISLYRKKAKTFLNISEEEASFLVFSDSAENHAYSTHDNKINILYKNGKLLDIADASDILNIDVLSKNVVKYFLCFIPECKE